One Anoplopoma fimbria isolate UVic2021 breed Golden Eagle Sablefish chromosome 2, Afim_UVic_2022, whole genome shotgun sequence DNA window includes the following coding sequences:
- the baz2ba gene encoding bromodomain adjacent to zinc finger domain protein 2B isoform X13 — MESGERLASPAPTLSAARTSSPAASSSSSSSSSSSPSPAPHSKSSLAPSPSALGSTLSTSGRLFGAAGEQPFIGSTLSSAFPLVNHPAFGAIYTAGAGRPEFGGLGSLGMSAALAAHPQLGALSEWWRAAEAHGRGAAAFLPSFISFPPFFSPHIQPNHSASPVQIRMPSKNSHAPPKGVNGAVNGSGVCPPTTQSGIFSASPAPVHASTKPTKNLDPSNSHRSSPQSNPAELVDKPIHKTKEKKQRKKPADTCVASNSESGTSSDSSSDGSLSSDLEDLAEDDEDDDDDDEDDEEEDKQSELSDSEKRTKKKTKVLIPNTGTTKANRPLSGEPHDKKDTKSHKVSSNPPNLVPFPCSASPPALSQTSPLALHSSRSRTEGPQQHFSVIQSTGLAANSKPLALLSQPRREFSPSSSPIALTTSPKARSSNASPKPPKLLPSSSPQHLPLSLCSSPKPLSVPSPPRSTLPLPTSPKPFGSTSSVRSSQKSSLKPPRRAVPGSAKSNKRKQLEASLAQISEFRLKQTLMSQGQTFPAELKKQQQGPNKSPKRTSLSSSPLPPAPPPPPQNNHSNLFLSSALLGLPEPHHPNGVIQSITQDAPLALITKPRKDSASQGKSPQCDSDAGSMPVNLSTGASRTQATAQAGPQSQPSTTSPHATGHGSRKNKTPKGKAQTPGLGPGQGQGQGQGQGQGQGQIQGQADPLAAWKGFSQNHLVQSLVDLFRGGEPGIGIPGVSIPGVGIPGMGIPGTCNPTAGLPANKESDDSGDDDDDEDDDLEEEEEEDEEDSDDSLSESDSNSDSDVSGKKVKELKLLPSGTSKKEMTPRRLTKGPELLNTSTNHTATSCSPLNLQVIKTPTIVTSSSALAYHSSPGSSSYSLASPLGLGKRKRVMDEKELMIPLELGWRRETRIKSVAGRSQGEVAYYAPCGKKLRQYPDVMKGLQWSLLKEEEVIPHILAMEGRRGRPSSSDRQSAGEGGKGSRRRKGRPPNVGDPLVPEGPSPSEVKLLRKLEAQEIARQATQMKLMRKLEKQALARAAKEARKQQAIMAAEERRKQKEQIKILKQQEKIKRIQQIRMEKEVRAQQILEAKRKKKEEVANAKIMEAEKRIKEKELRRQQAEILKHQELERHRLDMERERRRQHVMLMKAVEARKKAEERERLRQEKRDEKRLNKERKLEQRRIELEIARELKKPNEDMCLSDHKPLPEFSRIPGLILPGRAVSDCLMLMQFLRGFGKVLGLDLNLDVPTLGMLQEGLLNVGDSMGQVQDLLVKLLSLAVCDPGLPPGQRTKTMLGDHLTNVGINRDNVSEVLQMYMGAHCANTELAPLALSLKTKAFQAHTPSQKASILGFLANELACSRAVISEIDKSLDQMANMRKDKIIMEGKLKKLRTIHAKRTGRREASMGVEENQSIGTPSSAAKRKRKLGGDSDDDDEEDDDSDDQAEDEDDEEEEEIKKVKKVETYDEDEVDQATSLEELEKQIEKLAKQHHQTRRKLFEISHSLRSMMYGQDRYRRRYWVLPHCGGVFIEAMESGEAPEELEEERQRRRRVAEEVKVKEEPQEIELQKEKPTNLDGQSIRMRGFEDEKEEDKEHEGKKNALFYQQPGCGTKLCTFRDVNKDVGKETTMAEDKESPHVRQNGTSPLGTPVATTTGTSSSPTRNTSEPAVATTPSMVTTNDTTSIPPPASTSLSVPCLPAPRESPGNTPPTSSPAPSPYLSFQANDQLLRVLTERSGHWFSLLPRNPCDLTSITTPPPGAPRVSPQASSTPARPRSPPQSPALPLTPSAASASASPHHPAGLLNYPLSALQVKSGASLQGVSFGSWPCGLISPSLPLCSSPNPMLGHSLEGNTAASVSSKSESPLPCIEKTSSMPSPALEMPKSLDHAAPRPIPEEMLTGWWRVSDIVELRALVGSLHSRGMREKGLQRQMQKYTEIIPQVCTKHKDVAMIELRELEESQVSVESVRGWCVEEQAMEMDIAVLQQVEELERKVTAASLQVKGWTFPDPQSEREDLVYYEHKPPTKSTPGTANAGDKDSKEHPEERGEKGGVMRHLDNPLDIAVTRLADLERNIERSSEEEVAHGMKVWRRALTEVRSAAQLAMCIQQLQKSIAWERSIMKVYCQMCRKGDNEDLLLLCDGCDKGCHTYCHKPKITSIPEGDWYCPACISKASGPSPKNKKPPSKPVASSGGGAKKGGEGKKNGKQAGNGEVTEDDPASASSTPKKGAKDTSRKRKPDESSPALPAANQESPVCVKRAKTARDNNRDLGLCRVLLAELERHQDAWPFLTPVNLKSVPGYRKVIKKPMDFSTIREKLVSSQYQNLETFIIDVNLVFDNCEKFNEDNSDIGRAGHNMRKFFEKRWTELLKQTN, encoded by the exons ATGGAGTCTGGAGAGCGGCTGGCCTCCCCTGCGCCCACCCTGTCTGCTGCTCGCACCTCCTCCCCTGcggcctcttcctcctcctcctcctcttcgtcctcttcACCATCCCCTGCTCCCCACTCTAAGAGCAGCCTGGCCCCGAGCCCCTCAGCACTGGGATCCACCCTCAGCACCTCTG GCCGTCTGTTTGGGGCAGCAGGAGAGCAGCCCTTTATTGGCTCAACATTGTCAAGTGCCTTCCCTCTGGTCAACCACCCAGCCTTCGGAGCCATCTACACTGCCGGAGCAGGCAGGCCCGAGTTTGGAGGCCTGGGTTCCCTGGGCATGTCAGCTGCTCTGGCTGCCCACCCCCAGCTAGGAGCTCTCTCTG AGTGGTGGCGAGCTGCTGAAGCCCACGGACGGGGAGCTGCTGCCTTTCTCCCCTCTTTCATCAGCTTCCCTCCCTTCTTCAGCCCTCACATTCAGCCCAACCACAGCGCCAGTCCCGTTCAGATCAGGATGCCCAGCAAGAACAGCCATGCCCCACCTAAAG GGGTGAATGGGGCAGTAAACGGCAGCGGGGTCTGTCCTCCCACCACACAATCAGGGATCTTTTCTGCCAGTCCGGCTCCTGTCCACGCATCAACTAAGCCCACCAAAAATTTAGATCCTTCTAACAGTCACCGTAGCAGCCCTCAGAGCAATCCAGCAGAGTTGGTGGACAAGCCCATCCACAAAACTAAAGAGAAG AAGCAACGGAAGAAGCCAGCAGACACTTGTGTGGCAAGCAACAGTGAGTCAGGCACTTCCTCGGACAGCTCAAGTGACGGCTCCCTCAGCAGTGATCTGGAAGACCTGGCAGAGGATGACGAAGACGACGATGATGACGACGAGGATgacgaagaggaggacaagCAGAGTGAATTATCAGACTCTGAGAAGCggacaaagaagaaaacaaag GTTTTGATACCAAACACTGGAACTACAAAGGCTAACAGACCACTCTCTGGGGAACCCCATGACAAGAAAGACACCAAGTCCCACAAGGTCTCCTCCAACCCCCCAAACCTTGTGCCCTTCCCCTGCTCTGCCTCCCCTCCTGCCTTGTCCCAAACCTCGCCGCTGGCCCTGCACAGCTCCAGGTCCCGGACAGAGGGGCCACAGCAGCACTTCAGTGTGATCCAGTCCACAGGCCTGGCTGCCAACTCAAAGCCCCTGGCACTCCTCTCTCAGCCCCGCCGGGAGTTCTCACCGTCTTCCTCCCCCATAGCCCTCACCACATCTCCAAAGGCCCGCTCCAGCAATGCCTCTCCCAAACCTCCCAAActgctgccctcctcctccccccagcacctgcccctctccctctgctcctcccctAAGCCTCTCTCTGTGCCCTCTCCACCCCGCTCGACTCTCCCGCTGCCTACCTCCCCAAAACCCTTTGGTTCGACCTCATCTGTGAGAAGCTCCCAGAAGTCCTCTCTGAAGCCACCTAGGCGCGCTGTTCCTGGCTCTGCCAAATCCAACAAAAGGAAACAGCTGGAAGCTTCTCTTGCGCAGATCAGTGAGTTCAGGCTTAAACAG ACTCTAATGTCCCAAGGGCAGACATTCCCAGCTGAGCTAAAGAAGCAGCAGCAAGGTCCAAACAAGTCTCCCAAGAGGACGTCTCTGTCTTCATCGCCGCTGCCACCcgctccgcctcctccaccccagaACAATCACTCCAACCTCTTCCTCTCGAGTGCCCTGCTGGGGCTCCCCGAACCCCATCACCCCAATGGAGTCATCCAAAGCATCACTCAGGACGCACCTTTGGCCCTCATCACCAAACCTCGCAAGGACTCTGCCTCTCAAGGCAAGTCCCCTCAGTGCGACTCCGATGCGGGGTCGATGCCTGTCAATCTGAGCACAGGGGCGAGCAGGACCCAAGCAACTGCCCAGGCTGGGCCTCAGTCACAGCCCTCCACTACCTCACCCCATGCCACAGGCCATGGATCTAGAAAGAACAAGACCCCCAAGGGTAAGGCACAGACACCAGGGCTGGGACCGGGACAGGGACAGGGACAGGGACAGGGACAGGGTCAGGGACAGGGACAGATACAGGGTCAGGCAGACCCTTTAGCTGCCTGGAAAGGCTTCTCTCAGAACCATCTGGTACAATCTCTAGTAGATTTGTTTCGTGGAGGAGAGCCCGGGATCGGGATTCCTGGAGTGAGTATCCCTGGAGTGGGAATTCCCGGAATGGGGATCCCTGGGACATGTAACCCCACAGCCGGTCTCCCGGCTAACAAGGAATCTGACGACTCGGgggatgacgatgatgatgaggatgacgaccttgaggaggaggaggaggaggatgaagaggactCAGATGATAGTCTGTCAG AGTCTGACAGCAACTCAGACAGTGATGTCTCCGGGAAGAAAGTGAAGGAGTTAAAGCTGCTGCCGTCTGGGACATCCAAAAAGGAGATGACTCCTCGCAGGCTAACCAAAGGCCCAGAACTACTGAACACCTCAACCAATCACACCGCCACCAGCTGCTCCCCTCTCAACCTACAGGTCATCAAGACTCCCACCATTGTCACCAGCTCCAGTGCCTTGGCCTATCACAGCTCCCCAGGCTCTTCCTCCTACAGCCTAGCCTCTCCATTAG GCttagggaagaggaagagggtgaTGGATGAGAAAGAGTTGATGATACCTCTGGAGTTGGG GTGGCGGAGAGAAACCAGAATCAAATCAGTGGCTGGGCGGTCACAGGGCGAGGTGGCGTACTACGCCCCCTGTGGCAAGAAACTAAGACAGTACCCAGATGTGATGAAG GGTTTACAGTGGAGCCTGTTGAAGGAAGAGGAGGTAATTCCACACATTTTGGCGATGGAAGGTCGTCGGGGTCGTCCCTCTAGTTCAGACCGCCAGTCAGCGGGTGAAGGTGGCAAAGGCTCCCGCCGGAGGAAGGGCCGGCCCCCTAATGTGGGCGATCCGCTGGTGCCCGAGGGCCCCAGTCCCAGTGAGGTCAAACTCCTGCGCAAACTAGAGGCTCAAG AAATAGCCCGACAGGCCACCCAGATGAAACTGATGAGAAAACTGGAAAAGCAGGCACTGGCGCGTGCAGCCAAAGAAGCTCGGAAACAGCAAG CTATCATGGCAGCGGAGGAGAGGCGGAAGCAGAAAGAGCAGATCAAGATCCTCAAGCAGCAG GAAAAGATCAAGCGTATTCAGCAGATTCGGATGGAGAAGGAAGTCAGGGCGCAGCAAATTTTGGAG GCCAAACggaaaaagaaggaagaagtGGCCAATGCCAAAATAATGGAGGCTGAAAAGCGGATAAAg GAGAAAGAGTTGAGGAGGCAGCAGGCGGAGATCCTCAAACACCAG GAGTTGGAGAGGCATAGACTAGATATG gagagggagaggaggaggcaacATGTAATGCTGATGAAGGCGGTTGAGGCTCGCAAGAAAGCAGAG GAGCGTGAGCGCTTGCGGCAGGAGAAAAGGGATGAGAAGCGCCTGAATAAAGAGCGTAAACTGGAGCAACGGAGGATAGAGCTGGAGATAGCCAGGGAGCTGAAGAAGCCAAATGAAGACATGTGTCTGTCTGATCACAAG CCTCTCCCTGAGTTCTCCCGGATTCCTGGACTCATCCTGCCAGGACGCGCTGTGTCCGACTGCCTGATGCTGATGCAGTTCCTGCGAGGCTTCGGGAAGGTGTTGGGCCTTGATTTGAATTTGGATGTGCCCACCCTGGGCATGCTGCAGGAGGGCTTGCTCAATGTGGGGGACAGCATGGGCCAAGTCCAGGACCTTCTGGTCAAACTGCTTTCTTTGGCAGTGTGTGATCCCGGTTTGCCACCTGGACAAAGG ACTAAAACCATGCTGGGGGACCACCTGACCAATGTTGGAATCAACAGGGATAATGTGTCTGAGGTGCTACAGATGTACATGGGAGCCCATTGTGCCAATACAGAGCTGGCCCCTCTGGCCCTCAGTCTGAAGACCAAGGCCTTCCAGGCCCACACGCCTTCCCAGAAGGCCTCAATCCTGGGCTTCCTGGCTAATGAGCTGGCCTGCAGCAGAGCTGTTATCAG TGAGATTGACAAGAGCCTGGATCAGATGGCAAACATGAGAAAGGACAAGATCATTATGGAGGGAAAACTGAAGAA GCTGAGGACCATTCATGCCAAACGCACCGGGAGGAGGGAAGCCAGCATGGGTGTTGAAGAGAACCAGTCCATCGGCACTCCGTCCTCTGCCGCCAAACGCAAGAGGAAACTGGGCGGAGACAGCGACGATGACGATGAAGAGGATGACGACAGCGATGACCAGGCAGAGGACGAGgacgatgaggaggaagaagaaataaagaaggtTAAAAAGGTGGAGACATATGatgag GATGAAGTTGACCAAGCCACCagtctggaggagctggagaagcagATAGAGAAATTAGCCAAG CAACATCATCAGACCAGAAGAAAGCTGTTTGAAATATCCCATTCTCTGCGCTCCATGATGTACGGCCAGGACCGTTACCGCCGCCGGTACTGGGTACTTCCCCACTGTGGAGGGGTCTTCATTGAAGCCATGGAGAGTGGAGAAG CTCCAGAGGAACTGGAGGAGgagcgacagaggaggaggagagtggcAGAGGAGGTCAAGGTGAAGGAGGAACCTCAGGAGATCGAGTTGCAGAAGGAGAAACCCACCAACCTCGATGGGCAGAGCATTCGAATGCGAGGCTTTGAGGACGAgaaagaggaggacaaagagcaCGAGGGGAAGAAAAACGCCCTCTTTTACCAGCAGCCAGGCTGTGGAACCAAACTGTGCACATTCCGCGACGTCAACAAGGACGTCGGCAAAGAAACGACGATGGCAGAGGACAAGGAGAGTCCCCACGTGAGACAAAACGGCACCAGCCCCTTGGGCACTCCTGTTGCCACAACCACAGGAACATCATCCTCCCCCACTCGCAATACCTCTGAGCCAGCAGTAGCAACAACCCCCTCCATGGTGACCACTAATGACACTACAAGCATCCCTCCCCCGGCCTCAACCTCTTTATCTGTCCCGTGCCTGCCAGCCCCACGGGAAAGCCCAGGGAACACTCCTCCGACCTCCTCCCCGGCTCCATCCCCGTACCTCTCATTCCAAGCCAACGACCAGCTGCTCAGAGTCCTGACGGAGAGGAGCGGACACTGGTTCAGTCTGCTCCCTCGCAACCCCTGTGACCTCACTTCCATCACCACGCCTCCTCCAGGAGCGCCTCGTGTGTCTCCCCAGGCGTCCTCCACCCCAGCCAGGCCCAGATCCCCACCTCAGTCCCCTGCCCTGCCTCTCACCCCTTCTGCTGCCTCAGCGTCCGCCAGCCCGCATCACCCAGCTGGCCTCCTCAACTACCCACTATCAGCCCTGCAG gTGAAGTCAGGGGCCTCATTGCAAGGAGTTTCTTTCGGAAGCTGGCCCTGTGGCTTGATAAGTCCCAGCCTGCCTCTGTGCAGCAGCCCCAATCCCATGCTAGGTCACTCTCTGGAGGGCAACACAGCAGCAAGTGTCTCCAGCAAGAGTGAATCACCTTTGCCTTGCATCGAGAAAACCTCATCCATGCCCTCTCCTGCCCTGGAGATGCCCAAATCCCTGGACCACGCCGCACCTCGGCCTATTCCAGAGG AGATGCTGACAGGGTGGTGGCGGGTGTCTGACATCGTGGAGCTGAGGGCTTTAGTCGGTTCTCTTCACAGCCGGGGCATGAGAGAGAAAGGCCTCCAGAGGCAAATGCAGAAATACACAGAGATCATCCCCCAGGTTTGCACCAAACACAAAGACG TGGCCATGATTGAGCTGCGTGAGCTGGAGGAAAGCCAGGTCAGTGTGGAGTCCGTGCGGGGCTGGTGTGTCGAGGAGCAGGCCATGGAGATGGACATTGCCGTGCTGCAGCAGGtagaggagctggagaggaaggTCACCGCCGCCAGCCTGCAGGTCAAG GGCTGGACATTTCCAGACCCTCAATCTGAGCGAGAGGACCTGGTGTATTACGAGCACAAGCCCCCCACCAAATCAACGCCAGGGACCGCCAACGCCGGAGACAAGGACTCCAAGGAGCACCCGGAGGAGCGGGGGGAGAAGGGCGGGGTGATGCGTCACCTGGACAACCCGCTGGACATAGCAGTGACACGTCTGGCCGATCTGGAGCGCAACATCGAGAGAAG CAGCGAGGAGGAGGTGGCCCATGGTATGAAGGTGTGGAGGAGGGCTCTGACTGAAGTGCGTAGCGCTGCCCAGTTGGCCATGTGTATCCAGCAACTACAGAAGTCCATCGCCTGGGAGAGGTCCATCATGAAAGTG tactGTCAGATGTGCAGGAAGGGAGATAACGAGGACCTCCTCCTGCTGTGTGACGGCTGTGACAAAGGCTGCCACACTTACTGTCACAAACCCAAGATCACCAGTATCCCAGAGGGAGACTGGTACTGCCCGGCCTGCATTTCCAAG GCAAGTGGCCCTTctcccaaaaacaaaaaacctccAAGCAAACCAGTAGCATCCAGCGGAGGAGGTGCTAAAAAAGGTGGAGAGGGGAAGAAGAACGGGAAGCAGGCAGGTAACGGAGAAGTCACGGAGGACGACCCGGCCAGCGCCAGCAGCACGCCCAAGAAAGGAGCAAAAGACACCAGCAGGAAGAGGAAACCAGATGAGAGCTCACCTGCTCTgccagcagccaatcaggagaGCCCTGTGTGTGTCAAGAGAGCCAAGACGGCTAGAGACAACAACAGGGACCTGGGATTATGCAG GGTGCTCCTTGCTGAGTTGGAGCGGCATCAGGATGCATGGCCTTTTCTCACACCCGTCAACCTGAAATCAGTCCCCGGCTACAGGAAGGTCATCAAGAAACCGATGGACTTCTCCACCATACGTGAGAAGCTTGTGAGCAGCCA GTATCAAAACCTTGAGACCTTTATCATTGATGTCAACTTGGTCTTTGATAACTGCGAGAAATTCAATGAAGACAATTCAGACATTGGTCGAGCTGGTCATAACATGAGGAAGTTCTTTGAGAAGCGCTGGACTGAGcttctgaaacaaacaaactaa